A single region of the Podospora pseudopauciseta strain CBS 411.78 chromosome 1, whole genome shotgun sequence genome encodes:
- the pfa5 gene encoding Palmitoyltransferase pfa5 (EggNog:ENOG503Q3K1; COG:I) — translation MVAAKTASTRWLVRIIPLILAGCAGLATYVVVKRKNGVAAAFLTLYFVFLLCMLLSYFRVFLEIQHNPGVTPLGERAVVQRERDKERKRQGRKAESDLEAGEQYEAGADNNPDSPGLERFYSKNVFVCNTDGRPRWCSSCCTWKVDRAHHCSELDRCVKKMDHYCPWVGGVVGETSFKFFVQFTGYTALYCIVVIVATVICLKSKLDSGQGVDGLVIAALAISAFFGLFTFTMTATSIRYAIVNLTNVDYLKSKNMVHQLAIRVPRGTQGTPKYSVITYPLPKRSGPGHEKDPPRDQLATRTFAIVKTEMGENPWDLGPYRNWQSIMGNSPVDWLLPIKPSPCAVYENNESFYEMGPLYEQLRERFGLPELSSSEKGEAIELKQHRHVNGTDSTRGS, via the exons ATGGTTGCAGCCAAAACAGCTTCCACACGGTGGCTGGTCCGAATAATTCCATTAATACTGGCCGGTTGTGCTGGCCTTGCAACCTATGTGGTTGTCAAGCGA AAAAATGGAGTAGCTGCGGCCTTCCTTACCCTATACTTCGTCTTTCTTCTCTGTATGCTATTGTCCTACTTCCGCGTCTTCCTCGAAATACAACACAACCCGGGAGTCACGCCGCTCGGAGAGCGAGCTGTTGTACAAAGAGAGCGGGACAAGGAGCGTAAACGCCAAGGCCGAAAAGCAGAGAGTGATCTCGAAGCAGGCGAACAATACGAGGCTGGTGCCGACAACAATCCCGACAGTCCAGGTCTCGAGCGCTTCTACAGCAAGAATGTTTTTGTGTGTAACACAGACGGCCGGCCTCGGTGGTGCAGCTCATGCTGCACCTGGAAGGTTGACAGAGCCCATCATTGCAGTGAGCTCGACAGGTGTGTCAAAAAGATGGATCATTACTGTCCGTGGGTAGGCGGAGTTGTTGGTGAAACAT CCTTCAAGTTCTTTGTGCAGTTCACAGGTTACACAGCATTGTATTGTATTGTGGTCATTGTTGCAACGGTCATCTGCCTCAAGTCGAAATTAGACAGCGGACAGGGCGTTGATGGGCTGGTAATAGCTGCTTTGGCAATCAGTGCGTTCTTTGGCCTTTTCACCTTCACAATGACCGCCACGTCGATTCGGTATGCCATTGTCAATCTTACCAACGTCGACTACCTCAAATCGAAGAACATGGTCCACCAACTGGCCATTCGAGTTCCTCGGGGGACACAAGGGACTCCGAAATACAGCGTGATCACATACCCTCTACCGAAGCGCTCGGGACCTGGCCATGAGAAAGATCCTCCACGGGACCAACTGGCAACCCGGACATTCGCCATTGTGAAGACGGAGATGGGCGAAAACCCATGGGATCTGGGACCGTATAGAAATTGGCAGTCAATCATGGGAAACAGCCCCGTTGACTGGCTACTGCCGATCAAGCCATCGCCCTGCGCGGTTTACGAAAACAACGAAAGCTTTTACGAGATGGGGCCCCTGTATGAACAGTTGCGGGAACGATTCGGGCTTCCAGAACTTTCCAGCAGCGAGAAGGGAGAGGCTATAGAGCTGAAACAGCATCGGCATGTAAATGGGACGGACAGCACACGAGGTTCATGA